A genomic segment from Malus domestica chromosome 05, GDT2T_hap1 encodes:
- the LOC103409015 gene encoding phenylalanine--tRNA ligase, chloroplastic/mitochondrial-like, with protein sequence MATAFSFAQTTLFSKTSPSLRAACLRSFTFCLPFSSSSAALSSDKLHIKKWRQPVASVLELGGVKIAKDDVLRDDPTNNVPDTIFAKLGLQLHRRDQHPLGILKNAIYEYFDTNYSNQFDKFDNLSPIVSVKENFDDVLVPADHVSRSYNDTYYTDSQTVLRCHTSAHQAEILRRGHTHFLVTGDVYRRDSIDSTHYPVFHQMEGVRVFSPQDWEASGTDGTSYAAGDLKKCLEGLARHLFGSVEMRWVDTYFPFTNPSFELEIFFQEKWLEVLGCGVTEQEILRRSGKTDNVAWAFGLGLERLAMVLFDIPDIRLFWSSDERFTSQFSSGQLGVKFKPFSKYPPCYKDVSFWINESFTENNLCEVVREVAGDLAEEVQLIDNFTNKKGMTSHCYRIAYRSMERSLTDDEINKLQWNVRELVQSKLNVVLR encoded by the exons ATGGCAACGGCCTTCTCATTTGCGCAGACCACTCTCTTCTCCAAAACCTCACCTTCTCTCCGCGCAGCTTGCCTCAGAAGCTTCACTTTCTGCCTGCCgttctcttcttcctctgcagCTCTTTCCTCCGATAAGCTTCACATCAAGAAATGGAGGCAGCCGGTGGCTTCGGTGCTCGAGCTGGGCGGCGTCAAGATTGCTAAAGATG ATGTGCTGAGGGATGACCCCACAAACAATGTTCCGGATACAATTTTCGCAAAGCTTGGACTCCAACTCCACAGACGAGATCAGCACCCACTTGGGATTTTGAAGAATGCAATATACGAGTATTTTGACACCAATTACTCGAATCAGTTCGATAAGTTTGATAATCTTAGTCCAATTGTGTCTGTTAAAGAG AATTTTGACGATGTTTTGGTTCCTGCTGATCATGTGAGTCGAAGTTATAATGATACATACTATACTGACTCTCAAACAGTTTTGAGGTGTCATACAAGTGCTCATCAGGCCGAAATATTGAGAAGAGGACATACTCACTTCCTTGTAACGGGGGATGTGTACCGTAGGGATTCCATTGACTCAACTCATTACCCTGTGTTCCATCAG ATGGAAGGTGTTCGTGTTTTTTCTCCACAAGATTGGGAGGCATCTGGGACAGATGGCACATCTTATGCCGCTGGAGATTTAAAGAAATGTCTAGAGGGTTTGGCACGCCACTTATTTG GTTCTGTGGAAATGCGCTGGGTTGATACATATTTCCCATTTACCAACCCATCATTTGAACTTGAGATATTTTTTCAG GAAAAATGGTTGGAAGTTTTGGGTTGTGGGGTGACAGAACAAGAAATATTGAGGAGAAGTGGCAAAACAGACAATGTTGCTTGGgcttttggacttggattggaacGGCTGGCAATGGTTTTATTTGACATCCCTGATATTCGTCTTTTCTGGTCAAGTGATGAGAGATTCACTTCTCAG TTTTCGAGTGGCCAGCTGGGAGTCAAATTCAAGCCATTTTCCAAG TATCCTCCTTGTTACAAAGATGTCAGTTTTTGGATAAACGAGTCTTTCACGGAAAACAATCTATGTGAAGTTGTTAGAGAAGTTGCTGGAGATCTTGCAGAGGAG GTACAATTGATAGACAATTTCACAAACAAGAAAGGAATGACCAGTCACTGCTACAGAATCGCATATCGATCCATGGAACGCTCGCTCACAGATGATGAAATTAATAAGTTGCAG TGGAATGTAAGAGAGTTGGTGCAGAGCAAGTTGAACGTCGTTCTAAGATGA
- the LOC139196246 gene encoding glutathione S-transferase T3-like has protein sequence MSSWKLIEDVTLCECWVHTTHDPITGNEMDKREMWSKITKAFCDVHGENARTSQGLQGRWKKLNASFTCWKNAISHASGNLRSGTSLADQTLQAQAFYNSKNGNKSFTRWECWQIVKDCPKYKIVATGPEVVMHGMGLHSSPEPDMAEQEADTFQDTEGMPEQVPETQPTRQSLRPVGKKASKKKGSSSKNDYTKYMEELTRQGELNMAREKVRDEEKVDAMAAILAATEARDAAAERQREVVNRENELVREALHRENELLREERMAQADRDTISKSLVGLSPNSKYFWTSEKRDVMRMRRARDAETSQGGSSNFCDNQDPHFTYPNSRDFV, from the exons atgtcttcgtggaagctcattgaagatgttacgttgtgtgaatgttgggttcacactactcatgatccgattacgggtaatgagatggataagcgagaaatgtggagtaaaattacgaaagcgTTTTGTGATGTACATGGAGAAAACGCCAgaactagtcaaggtcttcaaggtcgttggaaaaaactcaacgcatcgtttacttgttggaaaaacgccatctctcatgcttccggtaacctccgtagtgggacaagtttagcggatcag acactacaagctcaagcattctacaattcaaagaacgggaacaaatcattcactagatgggaatgttggcaaattgtcaaagattgccctaAATACAAAATTGTCGCAActggtccagaagttgtcatgcacggTATGGGTCTACATAGTTCTCCAGAACCAGACATGGCCGAACAAGAAGCCGACACATTTCAAGACACGGAAGGGATGCCTGAACAAGTGCCCGAGACCCAACCGACTCGTCAGTCCCTCAGGCCCGTAGGTAAAAAGGcgtcaaagaaaaaaggtagttcttccaagaatgactacactaaatatatggaggaacttactcgccaaggtgaactgaacatggcacgagaaaaggttagagatgaggaaaaagttgATGCTATGGCAGCAATATTAGCAGCTACTGAGGCCCGTGATGCGGCggctgagagacaaagagaagtagTTAATCGAGAGAACGAGCTGGTTAGAGAAGCACTTCATCGAGAAAATGAATTGCTTCGAGAagaaaggatggctcaagcagatcgtgacactatcagcaagtctctagtaggactgtctccgaattctaaatatttttggacatcgGAAAAAAGAGATGTCATGCGaatgaggcgtgcaagagatgcgGAAACAAGTCAAGGGGGTTCTAGCAACTTTTGTGACAACCAAGATCCTCACTTCACATATCCTAACTCGAgagactttgtataa
- the LOC139196247 gene encoding uncharacterized protein, with protein MRCFPGMIGSMDCMHWTWKNCPRAQNDLNVLAQSPVFDELLQGNSPRCTYTINGTQYEGSYYLADGIYPRWSTFVKTVPHPQTEKEKHFAKCQEGCRKDVERCFGILQARWAIIRAAARMFDVDVFRSIMMTCIILHNMIVEDEYDYDGVDEYEPDPMNNSRTRIYCAHDGTEDPVQHEPLERDGRYNELIVQRYTNVQEPYWHVTRQNDLIEHQWGLHEGEDN; from the exons atgcgatgcttccctggcatgattggaagcatggactgcatgcactggacttggaaaaactgtccaa gagctcagaatgacttaaatgtccttgcccaatccccagtgttcgacGAACTGCTGCAAGGAAACTCGCCGAGATGCACATATACCATTAATGGTACCCAATACGAGGGATCATACTACCTTGCagatggcatttacccaaggtggtcaacatttgtcaaaacagtgccacatccacagactgaaaaggaaaaacactttgcaaaatgtcaagaagggtgtaggaaggatgtcgagcgttgttttggtatcctgcaagctcgttgggcgattaTCAGGGCTGCagctagaatgtttgatgtcgatgtttttcgatccatcatgatgacgtgtattattctccacaacatgattgttgaagatgagtatgattatgatggcgtcgatgaatatgagccggatccgatgaacaactcaagaacacgtatctaTTGTGCTCATGATGGGACCGAAGATCCAGTGCAACATGAGCCGTTGGAAcgcgatggacgttacaatgaattgatcgttCAACGTTACACTAATGTGCAAGAGCCATACTGGCACGTAACCCGCcagaatgacttgattgagcaccagtgGGGATTGCATGAAGGCGAAGATAATTAG
- the LOC103409061 gene encoding serpin-ZX-like, protein MSTKESISNLTDVSLKITKQLLTTDGKDKNMVYSPLSIQVVLWLLTAGSKGPTKEQLLSFLKSKSVDELNSLSSHLVPLIFADGSTRGGPCLSFANGLWVEESVSIKPSFKKVVETVHKAAIKQVNFRTNPEEARAEVNAWAKKATQGLIKDVLGPGTINNKTTLIAANAIYFKGVWSDPFDASETEECRFYLLDGTFVKAPLMRSYGDRFVKVFDGFKILKLPYEQGEDEKRQFAMHLLLPDARDGLPALVERVCSQHDFLDCHRPEPLVPVRLFKMPRFKITSGFEASDILKDLGLVLPFSDDGELTEMVESPRGKARLIHKSFIEVDEEGTKAAAVTVDDIQFSLHDDEPTKMIDFVADHPFLFFIREEMTATVLFIGHVLNPLERR, encoded by the exons ATG TCGACCAAAGAATCCATCAGCAACCTAACCGATGTCTCTCTCAAAATTACTAAGCAACTGCTCACCACTGACGGCAAAGACAAGAACATGGTGTATTCGCCGCTGTCTATTCAGGTCGTCCTGTGGCTGTTAACGGCAGGGTCAAAGGGTCCCACAAAGGAGCAGTTGCTCTCTTTCCTCAAGTCCAAGTCCGTCGACGAACTCAACTCCCTCTCCTCCCATCTTGTCCCTCTGATCTTTGCGGATGGATCCACTAGAGGCGGTCCCTGCCTGAGCTTTGCCAATGGCCTCTGGGTTGAGGAATCTGTCTCCATCAAACCTTCTTTCAAAAAGGTTGTGGAAACTGTTCACAAGGCGGCTATAAAACAAGTTAATTTCCGGACCAACCCTGAAGAAGCGAGAGCTGAAGTGAACGCATGGGCTAAAAAGGCGACGCAGGGCCTTATCAAAGATGTTCTTGGTCCTGGGACAATTAACAACAAAACCACGCTTATAGCTGCAAATGCAATATACTTCAAAGGAGTGTGGAGCGACCCGTTTGATGCATCGGAGACAGAAGAGTGTCGCTTCTACCTCCTCGATGGTACTTTTGTTAAGGCACCATTAATGAGAAGCTACGGGGACCGGTTTGTAAAAGTCTTTGATGGCTTCAAAATCTTGAAGCTTCCTTACGAACAAGGCGAAGACGAGAAGCGGCAGTTTGCAATGCACTTATTACTTCCCGATGCAAGGGATGGGCTCCCAGCTTTGGTCGAGAGGGTTTGTTCCCAGCATGATTTCTTAGATTGCCATCGCCCCGAACCACTAGTCCCAGTTCGTTTGTTCAAAATGCCAAGGTTTAAGATCACCTCTGGCTTTGAAGCTTCCGATATTCTCAAGGATTTAGGACTGGTGTTGCCTTTTAGTGATGATGGTGAACTGACAGAGATGGTGGAGTCACCCCGAGGTAAGGCCAGACTTATCCATAAGTCCTTCATTGAAGTTGATGAAGAAGGCACAAAAGCTGCAGCTGTAACTGTTGATGACATACAATTTTCTCTACACGACGATGAACCGACTAAAATGATAGACTTTGTGGCTGATCACCCATTCCTGTTTTTCATCAGAGAGGAAATGACTGCAACGGTTCTATTCATCGGTCACGTGCTCAATCCGCTTGAAAGGAGATGA
- the LOC103409011 gene encoding UDP-N-acetylglucosamine diphosphorylase 1, which produces MREPASDVTSAPPPPQGLLERLKDYGQEDAFALWDELSPDERQLLVNEIESLDLSRIDRIIRCSLRSHGLPTAAIEPVPESNVSSVEERTLEDRERWWKMGLKAIYEGKLGVLLLSGGQGTRLGSSDPKGCFNIGLPSGKSLFQLQAERILCVQRLAAQAINEGSAAPLQIHWYILTSPFTDESTRKFFESHKYFGLEADQVTFFQQGTIPCVSKDGRFIMETPYRVAKAPDGNGGVYSALKSSRLLEDMATRGIKYVDCYGVDNTLVRVADPTFLGYFIDKGVSAAAKVVRKAYPQEKVGVFVRRGKGGPLTVVEYSEMDSSLASAINQETGRLRFCWSNVCLHMFTLDFLNQVANGLEKDSIYHLAEKKIPSIHGQSMGFKLEQFIFDAFPYAPSTALFEVLREEEFAPVKNANGSNFDTPDSARLLVLRLHTRWVVAAGGFLTHSVPLYATGVEVSPLCSYVGENLEAICRGRTFHAPCEITF; this is translated from the exons atgagggagCCAGCGAGCGACGTGACGTCGGCGCCACCGCCGCCTCAGGGGTTGCTAGAGAGGCTCAAGGATTACGGCCAAGAAGACGCATTTGCCCTCTGGGACGAACTCTCCCCCGACGAACGCCAACTTCTCGTCAATGAAATCGAG AGTTTGGATCTTTCGAGAATCGATCGGATCATACGGTGTTCGCTTCGATCTCACG GGCTGCCGACGGCGGCGATTGAGCCGGTGCCGGAGAGCAATGTGTCGTCGGTGGAGGAGCGAACGCTCGAAGACAGAGAGAGGTGGTGGAAGATGGGATTGAAAGCCATCTACGAGGGAAAGTTGGGTGTCCTTCTTTTGTCCGGTGGACAG GGAACCCGGCTTGGAAGTTCAGACCCGAAGGGATGCTTCA ACATTGGACTTCCCTCTGGAAAATCACTCTTTCAACTCCAAGCTGAGCGGATTTTGTGTGTCCAAAGACTAGCAGCTCAAGCTATAAATGAGG GTTCTGCTGCTCCACTGCAAATACACTGGTATATCCTGACCAGTCCATTTACTGATGAATCCACACGGAAATTTTTTGAAAGTCATAAATACTTTGGTCTCGAAGCTGACCAG GTCACCTTCTTCCAGCAAGGCACCATACCTTGTGTTTCAAAGGATGGCAGATTTATCATGGAAACTCCATACAGA GTAGCTAAGGCTCCGGATGGGAATGGAGGAGTATATTCAG CTTTAAAATCATCAAGATTATTAGAAGATATGGCTACAAGAGGAATTAAATATGTGGATTGCTATGGAGTTGACAATACACTG GTTCGTGTAGCTGATCCAACATTCTTGGGATATTTCATTGATAAAGGTGTTTCAGCTGCTGCAAAAGTTGTTCGTAAG GCATACCCACAAGAAAAGGTTGGTGTGTTTGTACGTCGAGGAAAAGGGGGACCTCTAACTGTGGTTGAATACAGTGAGATGGACTCATCTCTGGCATCTGCAATCAATCAAGAAACTGGACGTCTTCGTTTTTGTTGGAGTAAT GTGTGTTTGCACATGTTTACCCTGGATTTTCTAAACCAAGTGGCAAATGGCCTTGAGAAGGATAGCAT TTACCATCTTGCTGAGAAGAAAATTCCTTCGATCCATGGACAGTCAATGGGATTCAAACTAGAGCAATTCATATTTGATGCATTTCCCTACGCTCCCTCAACTGCGCTTTTTGAG GTATTGCGTGAAGAAGAGTTTGCACCAGTAAAAAATGCAAACGGGTCAAATTTTGACACTCCAGATAGTGCTAGGCTTCTTGTTCTCCGACTTCACACTCGTTGGGTAGTTGCCGCTGGCGGATTCTTAACACATTCAGTGCCTCTATATGCAACTG GTGTAGAGGTTTCACCTCTTTGTTCATACGTTGGAGAAAACCTCGAAGCTATTTGCCGCGGAAGAACCTTCCATGCCCCTTGCGAGATTACATTCTAA